GGCCGAGTCCGGCGAACAGCGGGCGGTACGGACTAGGCTTTACCTGTCGTACCCGCTCACGGGTTCCACACGGGGGTTTCCGCAGCATCGTGGTCCGGACCGGTAACCCGTCGGCTACCGTCGACGGCCCGGAAACCGGCGGTGCGCCGAGGCGGTGGCCGGGGCGGTTCGGTGGGTACCGGACGAGCACCGTCCGATTGCTCCCAGAGCCGAGCGAAAGCGTTAAAAGGCGGAACAGACTCGCGGCGGTCCGATTTCTCGCATTCACGGAGCTGTCAGGGGTGTCGTAGGTGCGTTGTAGGTTGGCTGTACCAGTAGGATGGTGACGTAACTAGCGGCGATCACCTTCGGCGCGTTCCGTACAGCTCACGTGGCCCCACATTTCCCCAGTGGAATGGCCAGGGACCACCGTGTGCTGTGCAGTGCCTCGCCAGGAGGATCAGCAAGTAAGGAGAGCTACCGACCAGTGGCTGCCAACGACTCCAACGCATCGGGCTCGACCAACGCTAACTCGGGCAAGGCGGATTACGGCGCCTCGTCCATCACGGTCCTCGAAGGACTCGAGGCGGTCCGCAAGCGTCCCGGCATGTACATCGGTTCCACCGGTGAGCGTGGTCTGCACCACCTGATCTGGGAGGTTGTCGACAACTCGGTCGACGAGGCGATGGCCGGGTACGCGTCCAAGGTCGAGGTGACCCTGCTCGCCGATGGCGGCGTCGAGGTGGTCGACGACGGCCGCGGTATCCCGGTGGCGATGCACGCTCAGGGCGTCCCGACCATCGAAGTGGTCATGACCCAGCTGCACGCCGGCGGCAAGTTCGACTCCGATTCCTACGCGGTGTCCGGTGGTCTGCACGGCGTCGGTATCTCCGTGGTGAACGCGCTGTCCTCCCGGCTCGAGGCGGAGATCGACCGCGACGGTTACCACTGGAGCCAGTCGTACAAGGACTCGATCCCCGGCAAGCTGGTGCAAGGCGATGCGTCCAAGCAGACCGGCACCACGATCCGCTTCTGGGCCGACCCGGAGATCTTCGAGACCACGACCTACAACTTCGAGACGGTCGCGCGCCGCCTGCAGGAGATGGCGTTCCTGAACAAGGGACTCACCATCACCCTCACCGACGAGCGGGTCAGCGAGTCCGAGATCACCGACGACGTGGTCAGCGAGACCGCGGAGGCGCCCAAGCACGCGGAGGCCGACGCCGAAGCGGCACCGGTCGAGCACAAGGTCAAGACGCGGACCTACCACTATCCGGGTGGTCTGGAGGACTTCGTCCGCCACATCAACCGCACCAAGCAGCCGATCCACAACTCCGTCGTCGGGTTCACCGGCAAGGGCACCGGCCACGAGCTCGAGGTCGCCATGCAGTGGAACTCCGGCTATTCGGAGTCGGTGCACACCTTCGCGAACACCATCAACACCCACGAGGGCGGCACGCACGAGGAGGGCTTCCGCGCGGCGCTGACCACGGTGGTCAACAAGTACGCCAAAGACAAGAAGCTGATCAAGGAGAAGGACGGCAACCTCACCGGTGACGACATCCGCGAGGGCCTGGCCGCGATCGTCAGCGTGAAGGTCTCCGAGCCGCAGTTCGAGGGCCAGACCAAGACCAAGCTGGGTAACACCGAGGTCAAGTCGTTCGTGCAGAAGGCGTGCAACGAGCACCTCACGCACTGGTTCGAGGCCAACCCGGCCGACGCGAAGACCATCGTGAACAAGGCGGTCTCCTCCGCGCAGGCCCGGGTCGCCGCGCGTAAGGCGCGAGAGTTGGTGCGCCGCAAGTCCGCCACCGATCTCGGCGGCCTGCCGGGCAAGCTGGCCGACTGCCGGTCCAAGGATCCGAGCAAGTCCGAGATCTACATCGTCGAGGGTGACTCCGCCGGCGGCTCGGCCAAATCCGGCCGTGACTCGATGTACCAGGCGATCCTGCCGCTGCGCGGAAAGATCATCAACGTCGAGAAGGCACGGATCGACCGAGTCCTCAAGAACAACGAGGTCCAGTCGATCATCACCGCCTTCGGCACCGGCATCCACGACGAGTTCGACATCGCCAAGCTGCGGTATCACAAGATCGTGCTGATGGCCGACGCCGACGTCGACGGCCAGCACATCGCGACGCTGCTGCTCACGCTGCTGTTCCGGTTCATGCGCCCGCTGGTCGAGCAGGGGCACGTGTATCTGGCGCAGCCGCCGCTGTACAAGCTCAAGTGGCAGCGCGCCGATCCCGAGTTCGCCTACTCCGACCGGGAACGCGACGGTCTGCTCGAGGCGGGTCTCGCGGCGGGCAAGAAGATCAACAAGGACGACGGCGTGCAGCGCTACAAGGGTCTGGGCGAGATGAACGCCAAGGAGCTGTGGGAAACCACCATGGACCCGTCGGTGCGCGTGCTCAAGCTGGTCACCCTGGACGACGCGGCCGCGGCCGACGAGCTGTTCAGCGTGCTGATGGGCGAGGACGTGGAGGCCCGCCGCAGCTTTATCACCCGTAATGCCAAGGACGTTCGCTTCCTCGACGTATAAGCCGGTGCGCTCGCCCGCCGGGTTCGCGCCCGCGCGGCACCGCAACCGCACCGCCCGCTAAGGAGACTTGATGACCGACACGACGCTGCCTCCGTTCGGAGGCACCGGCGGCGACCGGATCGACCCGGTCGACATCCAGCAGGAAATGCAGAACAGCTACATCGATTACGCGATGAGCGTGATCGTCGGCCGCGCGCTGCCCGAGGTGCGCGACGGCCTGAAGCCGGTGCACCGGCGCGTGCTGTACGCGATGTACGACAACGGATATCGGCCCGACCGCGGTTACGTGAAGTCCGCGCGCCCGGTCGCCGAGACCATGGGTAACTACCACCCGCACGGTGACGCGTCGATCTACGACACCCTCGTGCGCATGGCGCAGCCGTGGTCGCTGCGCTACCCGCTGGTCGACGGCCAGGGCAACTTCGGCTCGCGCGGTAACGACGGCGCGGCCGCCATGCGCTACACCGAGTGCCGGCTGACCCCGCTCGCGATGGAGATGCTGCGCGAAATCGACCACGAGACGGTCGATTTCATCCCGAACTACGACGGTCGCTCGCAGGAGCCGACCGTGCTGCCGAGTCGGGTGCCCGCGCTGCTGATGAACGGCAGCAACGGCATCGCGGTCGGCATGGCGACCAACATCCCGCCGCACAACCTCACCGAACTGGCCGAGGCGATCTACTGGGCGCTGGACCACCACGACGCCGACGAAGAGTCGACGCTGGCCGCCTGCATGGAGCGGGTGAAGGGTCCGGACTTCCCCACCTACGGCCTCATCGTCGGTGGTCAGGGCATCCACGACGCCTACACCACCGGCCGCGGCTCGGTCCGGATGCGCGGCGTGGTCGAGATCGAGGAAGACAACAAGGGCCGGACCACGCTGGTCATCACCGAGTTGCCGTACCAGGTCAACACGGACAACTTCATCAACTCGATCGCCGAGCAGGTGCGCGACGGCAAGATCGCGGGCATCTCCGATATCCACGACGAGTCCTCCGACCGCGCGGGCATGCGGATCGTGGTCACGGTCAAGCGGGACGCGGTCGCCAAGGTCGTGCTGAACAACCTGTACAAGCACACCCAGCTGCAGACCAGCTTCGGCTGCAACATGCTGTCGATCGTCGACGGGGTGCCGCGCACGCTGCGGCTCGACCAGATGATCCGGCTGTACGTCAAGCACCAGTTGGACGTCATCGTCCGGCGCACCAAGTACTTGCTGCGCAAGGCCGAGGAGCGGGCCCACATCCTGCGCGGCCTGGTCAAGGCGCTCGACGCGCTCGACGAGGTCATCGCCCTGATCCGGCGCTCGGCCAACACCGACACCGCGCGTACCGGCCTGATGCAGTTGCTCGATATCGACGAGATCCAGGCCACCGCGATCCTCGACATGCAGCTGCGCCGCCTGTCGGCGTTGGAGCGGCAGAAGATCATCGACGAGTTGGCCAAGATCGAGCTCGAGATCGCCGACTTGAAAGACATCCTCGCCAAGGAAGAACGCCAGCGCGCGATCGTGCGCGACGAGCTGGCCGAGATCGTCGACAAGTACGGCGACGACCGGCGCACCCGGATCATCGCGGCCGACGGCGACGTCGCCGACGAGGACCTGATCGCCCGCGAGGACGTGGTCGTCACGATCACCGAGACCGGCTACGCCAAGCGCACCAAGACCGACCTCTACCGCAGCCAGAAGCGCGGCGGCAAGGGCGTGCAGGGTGCCGGGCTCAAGCAGGACGACCTGGTCAAGCACTTCTTCATCTCCTCGACCCACGACTGGCTGCTGTTCTTCACCAACAAGGGCCGGGTCTACCGCGCCAAGGCCTACGAGCTGCCCGAGGCCAACCGCACCGCGCGCGGCCAGCACGTGGCGAACCTGCTCGCCTTCCAGCCGGACGAGAAGATCGCCCAGATCATCCAGATCAAAAACTACGAAGTCGCTCCGTACCTGGTGCTCGCCACCAAGAATGGCCTCGTGAAGAAGTCGAAGCTGTCGGACTTCGATTCCAACCGCAGTGGCGGCATCGTCGCGGTGAACCTGCGCGACGAAGACGAACTGGTCGGCGCGGTGCTCTGCTCGGCCGACGACGACCTGCTGCTGGTCTCGGCGCTCGGCCAGTCGATCCGGTTCTCCGCGACCGACGAGGCGTTGCGCCCGATGGGCCGGGCCACCTCCGGCGTGCAGGGCATGCGGTTCAACGCCTCGGATGAACTCTTGTCGCTGAACGTGGTGCGACCGGATACATACCTGCTGGTCGCGACCGCCGGCGGCTACGCTAAACGGACTGCGATCGAGGAGTACACGGCACAGGGTCGCGGCGGTAAAGGTGTATTGACCGTCCAATACGACCCCAAGCGTGGCACCCTGGTCGGTGCGCTCATCGTCGAGGACGAGGATGAGTTGTACGCGATCACTTCCGGTGGTGGTGTCATCCGGACAGTGGCCAAGCAGGTTCGTAAGGCTGGACGACAGACCAAGGGCGTGCGATTGATGAACCTCGGCGAGGGCGATACGTTGCTTGCTATCGCGCGCAATGCCGACGAGCCCGATCCCGATCTGCACGCCGGCGGCGACAGCGACACCGGTTCTTCTGAGTAAACCAACAGCGGCGGCAACGAACGGATCTAAGGATTCCCATTGACCACTCCGAATCAGCCGAATGACGAGCGGCACCAGACGAACGGTGTGACCGAGCGGATCGCACCGTCACCGA
This genomic stretch from Nocardia brasiliensis ATCC 700358 harbors:
- the gyrB gene encoding DNA topoisomerase (ATP-hydrolyzing) subunit B, which gives rise to MAANDSNASGSTNANSGKADYGASSITVLEGLEAVRKRPGMYIGSTGERGLHHLIWEVVDNSVDEAMAGYASKVEVTLLADGGVEVVDDGRGIPVAMHAQGVPTIEVVMTQLHAGGKFDSDSYAVSGGLHGVGISVVNALSSRLEAEIDRDGYHWSQSYKDSIPGKLVQGDASKQTGTTIRFWADPEIFETTTYNFETVARRLQEMAFLNKGLTITLTDERVSESEITDDVVSETAEAPKHAEADAEAAPVEHKVKTRTYHYPGGLEDFVRHINRTKQPIHNSVVGFTGKGTGHELEVAMQWNSGYSESVHTFANTINTHEGGTHEEGFRAALTTVVNKYAKDKKLIKEKDGNLTGDDIREGLAAIVSVKVSEPQFEGQTKTKLGNTEVKSFVQKACNEHLTHWFEANPADAKTIVNKAVSSAQARVAARKARELVRRKSATDLGGLPGKLADCRSKDPSKSEIYIVEGDSAGGSAKSGRDSMYQAILPLRGKIINVEKARIDRVLKNNEVQSIITAFGTGIHDEFDIAKLRYHKIVLMADADVDGQHIATLLLTLLFRFMRPLVEQGHVYLAQPPLYKLKWQRADPEFAYSDRERDGLLEAGLAAGKKINKDDGVQRYKGLGEMNAKELWETTMDPSVRVLKLVTLDDAAAADELFSVLMGEDVEARRSFITRNAKDVRFLDV
- the gyrA gene encoding DNA gyrase subunit A gives rise to the protein MTDTTLPPFGGTGGDRIDPVDIQQEMQNSYIDYAMSVIVGRALPEVRDGLKPVHRRVLYAMYDNGYRPDRGYVKSARPVAETMGNYHPHGDASIYDTLVRMAQPWSLRYPLVDGQGNFGSRGNDGAAAMRYTECRLTPLAMEMLREIDHETVDFIPNYDGRSQEPTVLPSRVPALLMNGSNGIAVGMATNIPPHNLTELAEAIYWALDHHDADEESTLAACMERVKGPDFPTYGLIVGGQGIHDAYTTGRGSVRMRGVVEIEEDNKGRTTLVITELPYQVNTDNFINSIAEQVRDGKIAGISDIHDESSDRAGMRIVVTVKRDAVAKVVLNNLYKHTQLQTSFGCNMLSIVDGVPRTLRLDQMIRLYVKHQLDVIVRRTKYLLRKAEERAHILRGLVKALDALDEVIALIRRSANTDTARTGLMQLLDIDEIQATAILDMQLRRLSALERQKIIDELAKIELEIADLKDILAKEERQRAIVRDELAEIVDKYGDDRRTRIIAADGDVADEDLIAREDVVVTITETGYAKRTKTDLYRSQKRGGKGVQGAGLKQDDLVKHFFISSTHDWLLFFTNKGRVYRAKAYELPEANRTARGQHVANLLAFQPDEKIAQIIQIKNYEVAPYLVLATKNGLVKKSKLSDFDSNRSGGIVAVNLRDEDELVGAVLCSADDDLLLVSALGQSIRFSATDEALRPMGRATSGVQGMRFNASDELLSLNVVRPDTYLLVATAGGYAKRTAIEEYTAQGRGGKGVLTVQYDPKRGTLVGALIVEDEDELYAITSGGGVIRTVAKQVRKAGRQTKGVRLMNLGEGDTLLAIARNADEPDPDLHAGGDSDTGSSE